The genomic DNA GTATCTTCTTGAAATCCGGCTGATTTCCTCCTTGACAGGACAAGCATCAGCATCCACGAATACACAAGGATGATATGGGTCATACCTAACTATTCTACATCACTCCATGTAATCCTTCTCTCCCGGATAACTTTCCTTGGGATCAAGGAAGAATTTGTCGAAAAAAACCCTCTTCAGGACTTGACATATCACAATAATTAGTTTATTCCTTAAGAGTTTAGTCTAAACCTATTTTAAATATTTTTATCACAATTTTTTATTATAGTATATCCCCGGCTATTTGACCACCCATAAAACTCATTCTCTTCACGATTCCACCTTCTTGCTTCTCCACTTTAGGTTGAAGTCCCCAAGCACAGAAAAACCGGACCACCACGATCATGATGGTCCGGGTAAAAACACTCAGGATTTCTGATAGATATTCGTGATGACATTGGCCGTCTCTTCAACGGCTTTATTCGTCACGTCGATGACATGACAACCGATGCGTCCGGTGATCGCTTCGAAGTATGTAAGTTCTTCTTCGATTCTTTTAATGTTTGCATAGCTTGCCTGGTCGTTCAATCCGAGGGATTTCAACCGTTCCCTTCGGATCGTATTCAGTTTGTCCGGACTGATCTTCAGCCCGAAGCATTTTTCTGGAGGAACCTTAAAAAGCTCCTCGGGGGGATCGACTTCAGGCACAAGGGGGACATTTGCCACCTTATAACGTTTGAGTGCCAGATATTGTGATAATGGCGTCTTGGATGTCCTTGATACGCCCACCAAAACGATATCCGCCCTGAGAAGGCCCCTTGGGTCCCTTCCATCATCATACTTCACGGCAAATTCGATGGCCTCGACTTTTTTGAAATAATCGTCGTCCAGTTTCCGGACCGTACCCGGTTCAAACAGCGGTTCCTTTTGA from Rossellomorea marisflavi includes the following:
- a CDS encoding pyruvate, water dikinase regulatory protein, with the protein product MIVKEPIIYVVSDSVGETAELVTKAAISQFDGSKNTVIKRFPYIEELENIDEVISLAKLTKGLIVYTLVKPEMRAYIKAKAKVEDLHAFDIIGPLMDTYQSSYQKEPLFEPGTVRKLDDDYFKKVEAIEFAVKYDDGRDPRGLLRADIVLVGVSRTSKTPLSQYLALKRYKVANVPLVPEVDPPEELFKVPPEKCFGLKISPDKLNTIRRERLKSLGLNDQASYANIKRIEEELTYFEAITGRIGCHVIDVTNKAVEETANVITNIYQKS